GCCGGACGGATCGGTCAAAACGCAATGCTGGGGCTTCCCGGAAATCCAGTGTCTGCAATCGTTTGCGCGACAGTCTTCATGCAACCACTGATCCGCGCGATGCAGGGATTGCCCGATGAGACCCGTCGTTTTCGTGCAAGGCTATCCGCCGCCCTGCCTCCGGAAGGCGGCCGCCAGCACTATATGCGGGCCAAACTGAAAGATGGTGAAGAGCTGCCTCTCATCGCCCCGTTCGACAATCAGGATTCGTCTCTCCTGTCGGTATTGTCACAGGCGGATGCATTGCTGATCCGTCCACCGCACGATCCCGCAAGACAGGAAGGCGAGATCATGGATTACCTTCCCCTGTTTCACTGACACTTAACCGAAACCCCGTTCAAATGCGTATGTAGATTGACGTGATTCGATTCATGGGCTAGAACATTAGCAGAACACCCTGCTACATGAGGACGGGCAGATGCTGACGAAAAAGCAGATACAACTGCTGGAATTCATTAGTCAAAGGATGACGCGGGACGGGGTTCCGCCCTCTTTCGACGAAATGAAGGATGCGCTGGATCTGCGTTCCAAATCCGGGATTCACCGGCTCGTGACAGCGTTGGAAGAACGCGGTTTCATCCGTCGCCTTCCGCATCGGGCCCGTGCGCTCGAGATTGTCCGCTTGCCCGACACCTTGTCGAAGCAGGATGCCGGTTCCGCCAAGCCCGCCACTGGCTTTTCTCCCACGGTCATCAGCAATCCACGTCCAAAACAGCCGCGCGGCGCGATGCCTCTCATGGATAGCGGGGCGATCGACCTGCCTCTGATGGGTCGGATCGCGGCCGGTGTTCCGATCGAGGCGATCTCGGAGGTCGCGCATCACGTCTCGGTTCCCGGCAGCATGCTGACAGGGAACGATGATCACTATGCACTGGAGGTGAGAGGCGATTCGATGATCGATGCCGGGATTCATGATGGCGATGTCGTGATCATCCGCCAGCAGGACAAAGCCGAGAATGGCGAGATTGTCGTGGCATTGATCGAAGGAACCGAGGCGACGCTGAAACGCTTTCGCCGCAAGGGCAAGATGATCGCGCTGGAAGCTGCCAACTCTGCCTATGAAACACGTGTTCTGCCTGAACATGCAGTGAAGGTGCAGGGGCGGCTGGTCGGCCTGATCCGAAATTATTGACGGCATGATGGCAGTTGCATTGCCATCCGCCGAATGACAATTTCCACCCACAGTGCTACGGCTTAATCCGGGTTTTGCATCGCACGCTTCTCTGCAAGATCGAACTGGCGTTGACGTTCGCGAAAACGGGCGCGATCCGAATCGTCATATTCCTGCAGACAGCGATGGCAGCTCACCCCCTCTTCGAACTCGGGGCGAGCACGATCCTCGGGCGCCAAGGGGCGACGGCAGGCGTGACAGAGGAGGTGCCGCCCCTGTCCAAGCCCGTGGGTCAGACTGACGCGTTGATCGAAGACAAAGCATTCTCCTCGCCAGAGACTCTCCTCCTCCGGCATCTCTTCGAGATATTTAAGGATACCGCCCTTGAGGTGAAAAACCTCTGTCACTCCCTGCGATAACAGGTAGTTCGTCGATTTCTCACAGCGGATTCCACCGGTGCAGAACATGGCGATGCGCTTGTTGTGGAAGCGATGCGCATTCTGTTGCCACCATTCGGGAAACTCGCGGAAGGATTTCGTGCCCGGATCGACCGCGCCCTCGAATGTGCCGATCTCGGTTTCATAGTCGTTCCGGGTGTCGATCACCGCGACATCCGGCGCGGCGATCAGCGCATTCCAATCCGCCGGATCGACATAATGCCCGACCGCAGCCACCGGATCGACATCGGGCTGCCCCATTGTCACGATCTCTTGCTTGAGACGCACCTTCATGCGGCCGAAAGGCATGGTTTCGGCGGGGCTCTCTTTCCATTCAAGCCCTGCACAACCGGGCAGCGACCTTATATGGGCCAACACCGCATCGATGCCCGTCCGACTGCCCGCGATGGTGCCATTGATCCCCTCGCGCGCCAGCAGCAGCGTTCCGCGAATACCACTCGCCTCGCACACCGCTAGCAGGGGCCCATGCAAGACGGCGGGATTCGTGAACCTGGTAAAGTGATAAAGGGCGGCAACGATCAACATGGGCGGGGCATAAGCCAGCTTAACCCGGCAAGGCAAGGGGGCACGGGCGTCCTGTAAGGCATTGACGCGACTGTTAGCGCTTTCTACCCATAGGTTGAGGCAAAAGGAGGTGACAATGCCCAGGGCCCTGATCGTCATCGACATGCAGAACGATTTCTGCCCTGGCGGCGCGCTGGCCGTGGCAGAGGGCGACCAGATCGTCGCACCGATCAACGCGCTGATGGACGAATTCGACGCGGTCGTGCTGACCCAGGACTGGCACCCCGCGGATCACACCAGCTTTGCCGA
This region of Paracoccus saliphilus genomic DNA includes:
- the lexA gene encoding transcriptional repressor LexA encodes the protein MLTKKQIQLLEFISQRMTRDGVPPSFDEMKDALDLRSKSGIHRLVTALEERGFIRRLPHRARALEIVRLPDTLSKQDAGSAKPATGFSPTVISNPRPKQPRGAMPLMDSGAIDLPLMGRIAAGVPIEAISEVAHHVSVPGSMLTGNDDHYALEVRGDSMIDAGIHDGDVVIIRQQDKAENGEIVVALIEGTEATLKRFRRKGKMIALEAANSAYETRVLPEHAVKVQGRLVGLIRNY
- a CDS encoding rhodanese-related sulfurtransferase is translated as MLIVAALYHFTRFTNPAVLHGPLLAVCEASGIRGTLLLAREGINGTIAGSRTGIDAVLAHIRSLPGCAGLEWKESPAETMPFGRMKVRLKQEIVTMGQPDVDPVAAVGHYVDPADWNALIAAPDVAVIDTRNDYETEIGTFEGAVDPGTKSFREFPEWWQQNAHRFHNKRIAMFCTGGIRCEKSTNYLLSQGVTEVFHLKGGILKYLEEMPEEESLWRGECFVFDQRVSLTHGLGQGRHLLCHACRRPLAPEDRARPEFEEGVSCHRCLQEYDDSDRARFRERQRQFDLAEKRAMQNPD